AACAGATCGATCGAATGGCATAATGTATTGCCCGTTAGGCTTATTGAGATCGGAACAGATCTAAGTACTCGGATCAATTGCCACGCGCGGCAAGTACCGTGTCTCCAAATGCCATACCTTTGCCAAAGCCTAACACCCGAGTGAGCAACGAGCAATCATGAAAGTGGAAGCAGGCCAAATATGCTATGAATTCGTAGTGCTTACTTTATTAGGTGCAACTCCGCAACTCATGGTTAACCCAGTTTCTTTGTAGACTTCGTCGCGCATACGCTGTACGAGAACTTCCGGAGATTCATTCGCCTCCTCGCAAACTGAAGTGAGGTTCAGGTAGCCTTCGTCGCACCCTGCAGCTAGCAGATTTGGGTCGTACTTTCTTAACACGTTAAAAACTCGGTTGGACATCTCCGAGTATCGATGAAATCTCATGGGCAATAGGTTGAGGTGTGGACACAACGCTTTAGCCACGAAGGCTAAAAGGGACATAAGTTAGACTCCAAGAGAGCAAACTAACCTACGCACTAGCCATCCCCGATCTAACGCCAAACTTTCTAGCCTCATAGCTAGCTGTTGAAAGCACGCCTATTCCTACACCAAAAGCCGTACCTTCATCGAGTCCAGTCAGCACACGTGTTACATATAATGGGCTCTTTACCTTCAAGTGATGGGTTATCCAAGGTCTCAACCGTCGCATAGAACGCATCCATGTCCGCATGGCAAATGATCTGTGAGAAATCTCGTTGCGATTCGATCTCTGCCAACTGAAACATATAAATAATTGAGTGGCGGAATCAAATGACGTTCGTCTACTTGTTTGTCTACTGTGGCCTCGATTTCGGCTAACCATGTGTCAAAATCGGATCAACCATGATGCTCAGGCTATTAGCCTACCAATTCGAGCATTTTTCATTAAACTATCCCGTAGTGCGAGCAGCTTTTCAATTCGAACGGTGAGCTGTGCATCTTTGCGCTTCTCATTCTGAAAAGTGGCATGGGTATCGGTTTCATTTCGGTCATAGATGTCTCGCACCTCATAGAACTTTGACCCTTTGGACACTTCTGcaattattttattaatttcGGTCTGATCTTTTGCTAGTCTACGTCCAGCCACGAATTAGATCTAATCCTTCGTAGTACAAGGGAGGTACTTTTTACCCAGCCTTTCCAGATGAAGGTCCAGATAGCCGCTTTAGCAAGCTGTCCGTTTGTGTGGGAGTATGTTCCATATATTGATCTGGCAGGTAAAGAGTTTACACACTTGCCGATTGTCACGGTCTGTACGAACCTCTTTGGGGCGCCTAACGCGTCTCCATAAACAAACCAAAGACACGTGATCGTGGAATCACTCGCCTTGGATGACTGGCACCAGTGTACCATTCGTGTTTGATTGGTGTTTGAATTTTGTAGCTACAGCCGCGGATATACACCACTTTGCTCTTCAAAGCAAACCAAACATTTGCTCGTCATGCGGCGTGTCGTCACACTCGATTAGATTGATCGCATACGACCGAACTCCTGGCACGCGACCAAACCGGGTTACTCCAATGTAAGGATAGCCGAAGTGTATTGAAAATGAAACAGGtgaagttttttttttttctcctCCAGTGATAGATTTGTATCCAATGCGCACGGTATGTTTTAATTGACGAACGTATTCGCTCGCGGTCAACTATCCTAGAAGCATCTATTGACCCTGACTGTCATGATATATATCAGCTGCATTTATCCAACGTCATGCAAACCTGCTTCTGGGTCATAATCATGACAGATCGGCACAATATTTCAGATACCCAGCATCCCTTGGCATGAGTGGGTTAAGACCGAAAAAATAGGGGCCGCAGCTATAAAATAATCTGGCCTATCACCCCAAACCTCATCCCCTGTCTTGTCACCACATTCTTTCATTGGTTTGCTTGACTCGATGGTTTCTTTTACTTCTCTTTCTGCTGTCGCTCTCTTAATCGCCTCAGGTGTGATTGCTGCACCTTGGTCAGTACATCACATGCAATGTGTTGTTTGGCACCTGACTGAACTTGGGGTCTGTAATCAATAGGCATTCCGACATTAACTATCACACTCATCGTGCTCGTGGCGTTGGAGCGAATGGCGTGAGTCTCGCTAGCTATCATCCACCGACCGTATTCGAGGTATGCGTTCCGCAAAATATCATCTTGCTCTCAGATTCTAAACGTTAAATTATTATAGACGTATGGTATCAACGGAGCAGCGTTCTCAATCGACGACCACTCTCCAGAAGGCTTGGCCAAGTCATTCCTTCAGGAAAAGTTGCGAGTGACTGCTGACGCATTCACTCGCCATGCTGGACACACTCATGATGGCGTCTCGTATGAGTATTTTACGCAGAATATCGTATGTGTTCGTTTTGATACTTCGCTCTTTGGCTCATCAAACAATCTAGAATGGCATTCCCGTTGGGAACGCTGTGGCCAACGTTGCTATGAAAGACGGGAAGGTTGTCTCATACGGTTCCAGCTTTATTGAACCAAGTAAGTTCTTATATTTCAGCGATCCCGACCATCCGCGCTCATGCCGATATGCCCATCAGAGAACGTAGGCCCGAAGGAACCTATCATCGACCAAGAAAAGGGGATTGCGTTCGCGGAGGAGGTTGTTGGTGGAAAGTGGAATCAGTCGCCGGTCAAACTCGAGGTTCGTTGTATTATCACCCCGCACGCGTGGTTACTAAACTCGGCCAGTACATCGCAAGGGACGACGGGTCTTGTGCTCTCACCTATGTAGTGCAAGTCGTGGGCTCAGACGGCTCCTGGAAGGAGCTTTATGTTAGCGCATACGACGGCAAACTCCTCAACGTGGTTGACTTCGTCGCGGACTCGAGTGTGAGCGGATTGGTCAGAAAGTATCTTTTAAAATCGCTCATAGAAGTAGTATCACGTTGTTCCCCTCAACTGCCAAGATCCTACTCAATGCTACGAGGTGGTCACTAATCCGGAGGATAGCGAGGCTTCTCCTGAAGGCTGGCACGACAAAACTCTCATATCAAGCGTGACAGCAGGAAACAATGTTATTTCTTACAAGAACCTCCCCCTTTCAATAACTGCCCAGTCTACCAGCAATTATACCTACGACTATCCATACGATCCCAAGAAAGATCCTGAGCAGGACCCAAATGTCGATGCCGCCCGAGTCAACACATTCTACGTGGTAAACAAGATGCATGA
The window above is part of the Rhizoctonia solani chromosome 7, complete sequence genome. Proteins encoded here:
- a CDS encoding extracellular metalloproteinase MEP, yielding MVSFTSLSAVALLIASGVIAAPWHSDINYHTHRARGVGANGVSLASYHPPTVFETYGINGAAFSIDDHSPEGLAKSFLQEKLRVTADAFTRHAGHTHDGVSYEYFTQNINGIPVGNAVANVAMKDGKVVSYGSSFIEPKNVGPKEPIIDQEKGIAFAEEVVGGKWNQSPVKLEYIARDDGSCALTYVVQVVGSDGSWKELYVSAYDGKLLNVVDFVADSSYHVVPLNCQDPTQCYEVVTNPEDSEASPEGWHDKTLISSVTAGNNVISYKNLPLSITAQSTSNYTYDYPYDPKKDPEQDPNVDAARVNTFYVVNKMHDLAYQYGFTESAYNFQDDNFDKGGKGNDRVLVSVQDASGKNNANFATPPDGVGGQMRMFTWNMTSPNRDGALENDIIVHEYTHGISNRLTGGGTGRCLQTLEAGGMGEGWSDAMAELTEAKSTPLPNFTLGSYVTGKQGGIRSHPYSTDMNVNPLTYGSLSSKNEVHAIGELWAVILHDLLSHCVKEYGIGKLDPSEEMGNSIVLHLIMDGFSIQPCNPTFIDAREAILQADRNRYEGKYKCDIWEAFARRGLGKGAQKGKYEDNFDLPQECVR